CCTTGTCTGACTTTATATGCCTTCTGTCGGTTGTTATGAGATTCAATTCATCCTTATTTGCCAGGTATTCCTGCAAAAATGCTTTGAAATTCAAATCTTTTGCTTTATAGCCGGGTGTGTCGGCATTCGCAATGTTGTTCGATATAAGCTCATTTCTTTTCCATGCATAATCCAGAGCTTTTTTGTAAAAGTCTATTCTGTCAAACATATTAATCATTTTTCTCTTACTCCCTCTGTATTTCGACAATCTTTTATTTTATTTTACAAAATTTTTGATAAAAATACCATACAAAATTTTTTTAGAAATAAAGATAGAGAGGACAGCAGGTACTATCCTTTACTGTCCTCTCTTAAACCCTCTTTTTTATATATTATTTTCTTTAAACTGTAAAATTCTACTTTACTTTCAGCTTATGCTTATAATTTTCTATCTCATTTCTCACAAGATCATTTAATACCTTTATATACGTCCCTTTTAATCCTAAGGACCTTGTTTCAATAAGCCCTGCACTTTCAAACTTTCTCAATGCATTTACAATTACAGACCTTGTTATTCCCACCTTATCTGCAATTTTACTTGCAACCAGCAACCCCTCATTTGTTTTAAGCTCTTCGAATATGTGAATCAGAGCTTCAAGCTCTGAAACCGAAAGTGTATCTATTGCCGACTTTATCATCTCTCTCTTTTTCTTTTCCTCTTCATCCTCTTCCTTGGTAAGGTTTAAAAGTTCAAGCCCTACAACTGTGGCAACATATTCTAAAAGAATTACATCCTCTTCTGTAAAATCGGTATGGCTCTTCAAAGAAACAACTGTTCCAAATCGCCTTGTGCCACCCACAATAGGTATTATTGTACAGAATATATCTTTTATATCAACCCTTTTGCTCTCTACCTCCACAATCTTTGCTATGTCAGAAAGCTTCAAATTTATCCTTGTATCAATAAAAGACCAGAAGAATTTCTGAACATCCTCTTTCAAAGTCCCATCCTGATTGGCTTTAATCTCTGCACTGACAAACGGCATTATATACTTAGAAAATATTTTACCGTTTGCATCAACAAAGAAAACGGTTGAGTCTGTAACATCACCCACAATGCAGCACAGCTTGTTAAAGTCCAGAATTTCCTTTTCTTTGCTCTGAACAATCCTGTTTATTTTCCTGACCTTTTCGAGAAGACTTTGCTGCATGTATCTTTGCTCCTTTCGCAAAGTTGCTAAAACTAAATAATAAACCTGT
The Caldicellulosiruptor morganii DNA segment above includes these coding regions:
- the flgB gene encoding flagellar basal body rod protein FlgB, coding for MINMFDRIDFYKKALDYAWKRNELISNNIANADTPGYKAKDLNFKAFLQEYLANKDELNLITTDRRHIKSDKADDSSADTSLEVLDSSFQMRLDSNTVDIEQEMGKLLQNSLYFDGVSLQLSREINKWKMVIKEGR
- the codY gene encoding GTP-sensing pleiotropic transcriptional regulator CodY, with the protein product MQQSLLEKVRKINRIVQSKEKEILDFNKLCCIVGDVTDSTVFFVDANGKIFSKYIMPFVSAEIKANQDGTLKEDVQKFFWSFIDTRINLKLSDIAKIVEVESKRVDIKDIFCTIIPIVGGTRRFGTVVSLKSHTDFTEEDVILLEYVATVVGLELLNLTKEEDEEEKKKREMIKSAIDTLSVSELEALIHIFEELKTNEGLLVASKIADKVGITRSVIVNALRKFESAGLIETRSLGLKGTYIKVLNDLVRNEIENYKHKLKVK